One genomic segment of Chitinophaga sancti includes these proteins:
- a CDS encoding SusC/RagA family TonB-linked outer membrane protein, giving the protein MKTKAICCLLTLFLVMCHCVKAQEKLTIHVVNEPIISVLHLIEKQAGVLFAYRNEVIEVNDRITIHWDNVPLKTILDVIFPSSLYELRFIGKQIVILKKQVPVLVTPPPHIIDITPVVIIALGISRQQRSLGYAYADLGPQTFTINPVSTLSGKVSGLNITPVNSGVGGSAKVTLRGLKIIGGDNTPLFVIDGIPVNNSSPGQADKYGGYDLGDGTSIINPDEIASISILKGGSASALYGSRAANGVIIITTKKGNKGLSVDYTTNMLVEKLNDSYDFQHEYGSGQDGFLPKDISTARVDAQKSWGPKMNKDSTVVIWDGRKVPYVNAGNAISKFFRKGLILTNSVSLSTGTDKAQLRATYTNVRNNDIIPRSKLDRHHISMRGTARLSSKLMLDAKGTYLSEDVFNRPALSDNPNNIGYVLSGIAPNIDINWLKKYKDSAGDYINWNNNAYQVNPYWAINEQPNNSTQRRFIGFLLLKYQLWPGLYIQGRTGTDYSRFAFTEFMQYSTPYYTTGGIALLHRNLQETNSDLLVNYHKKWNRFSLEINAGTNRMDYTEEVRNVTGRNMKTRGVKNLNNFQTQLSSHQLYRKRINSVYGGVTMGYDDILYLDLTGRNDWSSTLSAGQNAYFYPSASASFVFSSLLPSSAILSFGKLRASIAQTGTDAIAPYQTALTYATNPDIPSVGGYLIGGVATDKVPYKNLKPSISRSYETGLNMVFFDNRINLDLTWYHSNTRNQILNAPISPTSGYTSAVINSGDVSNQGLEISLGGRPICTKDFKWQVNASFARNRNKIISLSSLVSDYYTLASARWGNASIIAKTGSAYGMITGKKFLRDENGQMVLDANYLPQYTATDYNLGSAQYNWIGGLTNTFTYRRWSCAVLLDIKQGGKIFSMTNLLAYQNGQQKGTLAGREGWARSEKERIAAGVSSADWTPTGGLRVKGVKIVGLNRPQYEQVDRYVNPETYWKRVTENIPEPFVYDAGMVKIRELTLGYRILNEVSVSVVARNLLTLSKHVPNIDPESSYNSGDGQGFEYGSLPTRRAYGITLHAKF; this is encoded by the coding sequence ATGAAAACCAAAGCCATTTGCTGTTTACTCACCCTGTTCCTCGTTATGTGCCACTGCGTAAAAGCGCAGGAAAAATTAACCATTCATGTGGTGAATGAACCCATCATTTCCGTACTCCATCTCATAGAAAAACAGGCAGGTGTTCTATTTGCTTATCGCAATGAAGTCATCGAAGTGAATGACCGCATTACCATCCATTGGGATAATGTGCCTTTAAAGACCATTTTAGACGTTATTTTTCCATCTTCTCTGTATGAATTACGATTCATAGGCAAACAGATTGTGATCCTGAAAAAACAGGTGCCTGTGCTTGTAACCCCGCCACCCCATATTATTGATATCACCCCGGTCGTGATCATCGCATTGGGTATCAGCAGACAACAAAGATCTTTAGGCTATGCCTACGCCGACCTGGGACCGCAAACTTTTACGATAAATCCGGTCAGTACACTATCCGGAAAAGTAAGCGGATTGAATATCACACCTGTCAATAGCGGAGTAGGAGGATCGGCCAAAGTGACCCTGAGAGGATTGAAAATTATAGGTGGTGATAATACGCCTTTGTTTGTAATAGATGGTATTCCTGTCAATAATTCGTCTCCCGGTCAGGCAGATAAATATGGAGGGTATGATTTAGGTGATGGGACTTCCATTATCAATCCTGATGAAATAGCCAGCATCTCCATTTTAAAAGGCGGTTCCGCTTCCGCATTGTATGGTAGTCGCGCTGCAAATGGTGTGATTATTATTACAACAAAGAAAGGAAACAAAGGTCTTTCGGTAGATTACACCACCAATATGCTTGTTGAAAAACTGAATGATAGTTACGACTTCCAGCATGAATATGGTAGTGGTCAGGATGGCTTTTTACCAAAAGATATTTCTACTGCCCGAGTGGATGCACAGAAAAGCTGGGGGCCAAAAATGAATAAAGACAGCACGGTCGTGATCTGGGATGGCAGAAAAGTTCCTTACGTGAATGCAGGTAATGCTATCAGTAAGTTTTTTCGAAAAGGGCTGATACTTACCAATTCCGTCTCATTATCTACAGGTACAGACAAAGCCCAGTTACGGGCTACCTATACGAATGTGAGAAACAATGATATTATTCCCCGTAGTAAACTTGATCGTCATCATATTTCCATGAGAGGTACAGCCAGGCTGTCTTCAAAACTGATGCTTGATGCCAAAGGAACTTATCTTTCCGAAGATGTTTTTAACCGCCCTGCACTCTCTGACAACCCGAATAATATTGGATATGTACTGAGTGGCATTGCTCCCAATATCGATATCAACTGGCTCAAAAAATACAAAGATTCCGCCGGCGATTATATCAACTGGAATAACAATGCCTATCAGGTCAATCCTTACTGGGCTATAAATGAACAACCCAACAACAGCACCCAGCGCCGCTTTATCGGATTCCTCTTATTGAAATACCAGTTGTGGCCGGGGTTATATATTCAGGGACGTACAGGTACGGATTATTCCCGTTTTGCATTTACTGAGTTTATGCAATATTCCACACCTTATTATACAACAGGTGGGATCGCACTCCTGCACCGGAATCTGCAGGAAACCAACTCCGATCTTTTAGTCAATTATCATAAAAAATGGAACAGGTTCTCTCTCGAAATAAATGCGGGTACCAATAGAATGGATTATACAGAAGAGGTGCGCAATGTAACTGGTAGAAATATGAAAACACGAGGCGTTAAAAATCTCAATAATTTTCAGACACAACTGAGCAGCCATCAATTGTACAGAAAGCGGATCAACTCCGTTTACGGAGGCGTCACCATGGGGTATGATGACATTCTTTACCTCGACCTGACTGGTCGTAATGACTGGTCTTCTACATTGTCCGCCGGGCAAAATGCCTATTTTTATCCTTCTGCATCTGCAAGCTTTGTGTTCTCTTCATTATTACCGTCCAGTGCAATATTATCTTTTGGAAAACTGAGAGCAAGTATTGCCCAGACAGGTACAGATGCCATCGCCCCTTATCAGACAGCACTCACGTATGCCACGAATCCCGATATCCCCAGTGTGGGTGGCTATCTCATTGGTGGCGTGGCAACAGATAAAGTACCTTATAAAAACCTGAAACCAAGTATCAGCCGTTCTTATGAAACAGGACTGAACATGGTGTTTTTTGATAACCGCATTAACCTGGATCTGACATGGTACCATTCCAATACAAGGAACCAGATATTGAATGCACCTATTTCACCAACCAGTGGTTACACCAGTGCAGTTATCAATTCAGGAGATGTATCCAACCAGGGTTTGGAGATCTCACTGGGAGGACGACCTATATGCACCAAAGATTTTAAATGGCAGGTGAACGCCAGCTTTGCCCGCAACAGGAATAAGATCATTTCCCTTAGCTCATTGGTCTCCGACTACTACACCCTTGCTTCCGCTCGCTGGGGCAATGCCAGTATTATTGCAAAAACCGGATCCGCCTATGGTATGATCACCGGCAAGAAATTTCTTCGTGATGAGAATGGGCAGATGGTACTGGATGCAAATTATTTACCTCAATATACTGCTACCGATTACAACCTTGGTAGTGCACAGTATAATTGGATCGGAGGTCTCACAAATACATTCACTTATCGCCGCTGGTCCTGCGCTGTCCTGTTAGATATCAAACAAGGAGGTAAGATATTCTCCATGACGAACTTACTTGCCTATCAAAATGGCCAACAGAAAGGTACGCTGGCAGGCAGAGAAGGCTGGGCCAGATCAGAAAAAGAAAGGATCGCTGCCGGGGTATCATCAGCAGATTGGACACCTACGGGAGGATTGCGTGTAAAAGGCGTAAAAATAGTAGGTTTGAACAGACCACAATACGAACAGGTAGATCGATATGTAAATCCTGAAACCTACTGGAAAAGAGTGACAGAAAATATTCCCGAACCTTTTGTATACGATGCAGGTATGGTAAAGATCCGCGAACTCACGCTGGGGTACAGGATTTTGAATGAAGTATCTGTATCAGTGGTTGCCCGCAACCTGCTTACATTAAGTAAACATGTACCCAATATTGATCCTGAATCCAGTTATAATAGTGGCGATGGGCAGGGCTTTGAATATGGATCATTGCCTACCCGTCGTGCCTATGGTATCACCCTGCATGCAAAATTTTGA
- a CDS encoding AGE family epimerase/isomerase, translating into MDKRLAAYRQEVTTALYDILRYWQQFTVDIQDGGFYGAINNDNVVLQGSPKGAVLNSRILWTFAAAYKFDPQPHFLALADRAYRYLRTHFNDPAYGGIYWSVTATGEPLETRKQVYGQAFLIYALSEYYAIQPSKEVLDWAIDVYRLLEAHSYDPVNGGYYEAFSREWGPISDLRLSAKDDNAAKTMNTHLHVLEAYTNLYRIWPDAELHKKIEELIELFLNKIIHPATHQQILFFDTAWEPESNVVSYGHDIETSWLLHDAAEVLADEPLLNKVKENAILMAHATIAGVEENGGLQYEDDNKEKHWWVQAEAMVGFFNAWQLSGEEKYLHYSLDTWTFVKKYIIDTEKGEWYWGVTETLTIMPGQDKAGFWKCPYHNSRACLELIHRIV; encoded by the coding sequence ATGGACAAGCGACTAGCGGCTTACAGGCAGGAGGTTACAACAGCGTTATACGATATCCTCCGCTACTGGCAACAATTTACAGTTGATATACAAGATGGGGGATTTTATGGGGCAATAAACAACGACAATGTCGTATTGCAGGGAAGTCCCAAAGGTGCAGTGCTGAATAGCCGCATATTGTGGACCTTTGCCGCCGCATATAAATTCGATCCACAACCACACTTTTTAGCACTGGCAGACAGAGCATACCGGTACTTACGTACTCACTTCAATGATCCTGCATACGGTGGCATATATTGGTCGGTAACCGCCACAGGCGAACCGCTGGAAACACGGAAACAGGTATATGGACAAGCTTTTCTGATCTATGCCTTAAGTGAGTACTATGCCATTCAACCTTCAAAAGAGGTATTAGATTGGGCCATTGATGTATATCGATTGCTGGAAGCGCATAGTTATGATCCTGTAAACGGGGGATACTACGAAGCATTTTCCAGGGAATGGGGGCCTATATCAGACTTGCGCCTGAGTGCAAAAGATGACAATGCAGCCAAAACCATGAATACGCATCTACATGTATTGGAAGCTTATACCAATCTGTATCGTATCTGGCCGGACGCGGAATTGCATAAAAAAATAGAGGAACTCATCGAACTCTTTTTAAATAAGATCATTCATCCTGCCACCCACCAGCAGATCCTGTTCTTCGATACCGCCTGGGAGCCGGAATCAAACGTCGTTTCTTATGGCCATGACATAGAAACATCCTGGCTGTTGCACGATGCAGCAGAGGTGTTGGCAGATGAGCCCCTTTTAAACAAAGTGAAAGAAAACGCCATCCTAATGGCCCATGCTACCATCGCCGGTGTAGAAGAGAACGGAGGTTTGCAATATGAAGATGACAATAAAGAAAAACACTGGTGGGTACAGGCAGAAGCAATGGTGGGATTTTTCAACGCCTGGCAACTAAGTGGGGAGGAAAAATATTTACACTATTCTTTAGATACCTGGACATTTGTAAAAAAATACATCATCGACACGGAAAAAGGAGAGTGGTACTGGGGCGTAACAGAAACATTGACAATCATGCCCGGACAAGATAAAGCCGGGTTCTGGAAATGTCCTTATCACAATAGCAGGGCGTGTCTGGAACTCATTCACCGAATTGTTTAA
- the msrA gene encoding peptide-methionine (S)-S-oxide reductase MsrA, translating into MRRYSLLSFLLALTFVACAQSKTSNEQVPGDIKVSKDLKTETATFGGGCFWCTEAQFQYLDGVLKVESGFSGGTVKNPSYEEVCTGTTGHAEVIQVTYDPAKVSYEELLKAFWTAHDPTQLNRQGNDVGTQYRSVIFYHNEEQHKLAELYKDKLDKSGAYDKPVVTEIAPFTKFYKAEDYHQDYYKQNGEQPYCHFVIAPKLEKFKKVFKDKLKADAN; encoded by the coding sequence ATGCGAAGATACTCATTATTAAGCTTTTTGCTCGCACTTACCTTTGTAGCCTGTGCGCAGAGCAAAACATCGAACGAGCAAGTTCCAGGTGATATCAAAGTTTCTAAAGACCTGAAAACAGAGACTGCAACCTTTGGCGGAGGGTGTTTCTGGTGTACTGAAGCACAGTTTCAATACCTGGATGGGGTGCTGAAGGTAGAGTCAGGTTTTTCCGGAGGTACGGTAAAAAATCCTTCTTATGAAGAAGTGTGTACCGGCACAACGGGACATGCTGAGGTGATCCAGGTGACTTATGACCCTGCTAAAGTCTCTTATGAGGAATTATTAAAGGCTTTCTGGACCGCCCATGACCCCACCCAGCTGAACAGGCAGGGGAATGATGTGGGTACCCAGTATAGATCTGTGATCTTCTATCATAATGAAGAACAGCATAAACTGGCGGAGTTGTATAAGGACAAACTGGATAAGTCAGGCGCCTATGATAAACCGGTGGTAACAGAGATTGCGCCTTTTACGAAGTTTTATAAGGCGGAAGATTACCACCAGGATTATTATAAGCAGAATGGAGAACAGCCTTATTGTCACTTTGTGATAGCCCCAAAATTGGAGAAGTTTAAAAAAGTGTTTAAGGATAAACTCAAAGCTGACGCAAACTAA
- a CDS encoding glycosyl hydrolase produces MYKLYLALTLATALPVLNSCAQTKLIHTAPAPLYRDPIFDGAADPTLIWNDKEKAWWILYTQRRASVDAENVAYCYGSKIGIAESKDNGHTWVYRGALNLEFEKGENTFWAPDVVYNNGTYHMFVAYIQGVRSNWGGHARIAHYTSKDMWDWKFEGFPQLTSEKVIDPTLYQLPDKTWRIWFKDEDHGSNTMMASSKDLNKWTYASTKPAIGGTGHEGPKVFRFKDYYWMVTDEWHGMRVYRSDDLNTWTRQGLILDVPGNRKDDTPTGAHGDVVVTGDQAYVIYFTHPGRKVHSESPVNEDGIQPYSIRRSSIEVAELKFENGTLTCDRDAPFDFFLPSK; encoded by the coding sequence ATGTATAAACTTTATCTGGCTTTAACATTAGCTACAGCCCTGCCTGTACTCAACAGCTGCGCCCAAACAAAACTCATCCACACCGCACCTGCACCTCTCTACCGCGACCCCATTTTCGATGGCGCCGCCGACCCTACACTCATCTGGAACGATAAAGAAAAAGCCTGGTGGATACTCTACACCCAGCGCCGTGCCAGCGTCGACGCTGAAAACGTGGCCTATTGCTACGGCAGCAAAATCGGTATTGCCGAATCAAAAGACAACGGTCATACCTGGGTATATAGAGGGGCCCTGAACCTTGAATTCGAAAAAGGCGAAAACACCTTCTGGGCCCCCGACGTCGTTTACAACAACGGTACTTACCATATGTTCGTCGCCTACATTCAGGGCGTTCGTAGCAACTGGGGAGGTCATGCCCGCATCGCACATTACACCAGCAAAGATATGTGGGACTGGAAGTTCGAAGGCTTCCCCCAACTCACCTCCGAAAAAGTGATCGATCCTACGCTATACCAACTCCCGGACAAGACCTGGCGCATCTGGTTCAAAGATGAAGATCATGGCTCAAACACCATGATGGCCAGTAGCAAGGACCTGAATAAATGGACCTACGCCAGTACCAAACCAGCCATCGGCGGCACCGGACATGAAGGTCCCAAAGTATTCCGCTTCAAAGATTACTACTGGATGGTCACCGATGAATGGCATGGCATGCGTGTATACCGATCTGACGATCTGAATACCTGGACCAGGCAGGGATTAATCCTCGACGTTCCCGGCAATCGAAAAGACGATACCCCTACCGGTGCACATGGCGATGTGGTAGTTACCGGCGATCAGGCATACGTGATCTACTTCACCCACCCCGGCAGAAAAGTACATAGCGAAAGTCCGGTGAATGAAGATGGCATACAACCTTACTCTATCCGCCGTTCCAGCATCGAGGTAGCTGAACTGAAGTTTGAAAATGGTACGTTGACGTGTGACAGAGATGCGCCGTTTGATTTTTTCCTGCCTTCGAAATGA
- a CDS encoding SGNH/GDSL hydrolase family protein, which produces MIQRILFSLLMLCSLQTFAQDLVDYRANHPYIQYTGRIFKSSFVTYRFWQPGVYIRAKFSGTYCNIVIDDEVLNNQHNYLAIQIDNQPPQRVQTTAKRNVIKAASNLRDGEHIITICKNTEAGIGYLEFIGFQCKKLIPITATPSRRLEFIGNSITCGTGSDQSTFPCGQGQWYDQHNAYMSYGPLTARALDAHWMLSSVSGIGLIHSCCDMKITMPQVFDKINMRDNSQQWDFNKYQPHVVTVCLGQNDGKQDSTTYCNAYLRFIRTLRGHYPNASIVLLSSPMADADLSAVLKSYIKRIVAASGDKNASYYFFSKRYHGGCGDHPTLEEHQLIAKELTAYIKKLKGWN; this is translated from the coding sequence ATGATACAACGCATTTTATTTTCGCTGCTCATGCTATGCAGCCTGCAGACCTTTGCACAGGACCTTGTCGACTACAGGGCCAATCATCCTTATATCCAATACACCGGCCGTATTTTTAAGAGCAGTTTTGTGACATATCGCTTCTGGCAGCCAGGGGTATATATCCGTGCGAAATTTAGCGGCACCTACTGCAATATTGTGATTGATGACGAAGTATTGAATAACCAGCACAATTACCTGGCTATTCAGATTGACAATCAACCTCCTCAAAGGGTGCAGACCACGGCAAAGCGCAATGTGATCAAAGCCGCCTCCAACCTGCGTGACGGAGAGCACATCATCACTATCTGTAAAAATACAGAAGCAGGTATCGGTTACCTGGAGTTTATCGGTTTCCAGTGTAAAAAGCTCATTCCCATCACGGCTACTCCATCGCGAAGACTTGAATTTATTGGGAATTCAATTACCTGTGGTACGGGGAGTGATCAATCTACCTTCCCCTGTGGACAGGGGCAATGGTATGATCAGCACAATGCCTACATGAGTTACGGACCATTGACGGCACGCGCACTGGATGCACATTGGATGCTGTCTTCCGTGTCTGGCATTGGGTTGATCCATAGCTGCTGTGATATGAAGATCACTATGCCGCAGGTGTTTGATAAGATCAACATGCGGGATAATAGCCAGCAATGGGATTTTAATAAATATCAGCCACATGTGGTGACGGTATGTCTTGGGCAGAATGATGGTAAGCAGGATTCCACTACCTATTGTAATGCCTACCTGAGGTTCATTCGTACCTTGAGAGGGCATTATCCAAATGCCAGTATTGTTTTGTTGAGCAGTCCGATGGCAGATGCAGACCTGAGTGCAGTATTGAAGTCTTATATTAAGAGGATCGTGGCCGCCAGTGGTGATAAGAATGCATCTTATTATTTCTTTTCGAAAAGATACCATGGTGGGTGTGGAGATCATCCTACACTGGAAGAGCATCAGCTGATTGCCAAAGAGCTGACGGCGTATATTAAGAAACTGAAAGGATGGAATTAA
- a CDS encoding endonuclease MutS2 — MKYFPDSALVQLEFDKVQALLEEHCKTELGKEMAQELRLHTHIDYVKTALQQAHEYKQLTLLQEHFPNDYVLNLKSELRLLGIQGAVLSGEQVMQLRKLAESMGSIVRFFDHDRRVTYAGLFEVITHTHYEKKIILIIDEILDEAGLIRDNATPELSRIRMSLFRKRNELRRVFDRSLSKLSKLGYLADTGEAFLNGRRVVAIYAENKRMVKGILHGESDTRRTAFVEPEETIELNNDVAALERDESREVYKILRTLTADLSKHSLLLNNYHIILGTYDFIRAKAKLALDMDGNYPMLTPTAQLHLVDAYHPLLLLYNRRNTKPTIPINLTLDQNNHILVISGPNAGGKTVTMKTVGLIQLMLQAGLLVPVHPSSQIGIFRQLMIHIGDTQSLEFELSTYSSHLKNMKYFMENANGKTLFFIDELGSGSDPNLGGAFAEVIMEELAKKHAFGIVTTHYLNLKVMANKVKGIINGAMGFDEENLSPMYKLIVGKPGSSYTFSIAQRIGLHPSLINRAKNLVDEGHFQLDKLLNKAEQDLQKVEAKEKELQQLLRENEKLKREYEILSDKERKNQQFGMMKLQNKIKEDELAYLKDMERKMKQIVIEWKRTDDKQKVLKQAEALLFRKREKAINDKLEKKVQDKFQEVVGSNLEIGNLVKIKTNGQVGKLIEIRDKRGIVKLGNIPMNVLLADLILVKERPKEKEPATK, encoded by the coding sequence ATGAAGTATTTTCCCGATTCAGCCTTAGTACAGCTGGAATTCGACAAAGTTCAGGCTTTGTTGGAGGAACATTGTAAAACGGAGCTGGGTAAAGAAATGGCGCAGGAACTGCGTTTACATACCCACATTGACTACGTCAAAACAGCATTACAGCAGGCGCACGAATATAAGCAGCTCACGCTGCTGCAGGAACATTTTCCCAACGATTATGTGCTGAACCTGAAAAGTGAATTGCGCTTACTGGGCATCCAGGGAGCCGTATTGAGCGGAGAGCAGGTAATGCAATTGCGCAAGCTGGCCGAAAGCATGGGCAGCATTGTACGTTTTTTTGATCACGACAGGCGCGTTACTTATGCGGGTCTGTTCGAAGTGATTACTCATACCCACTACGAAAAGAAGATCATCCTGATCATCGACGAGATATTGGATGAGGCAGGACTAATAAGGGATAACGCCACTCCGGAGTTATCCAGGATCCGTATGTCCCTGTTCCGCAAGCGAAATGAACTGCGCCGTGTATTTGACCGTAGTTTGTCTAAACTCAGCAAACTGGGCTACCTCGCCGATACAGGCGAAGCTTTTCTGAATGGCAGAAGGGTAGTGGCTATTTATGCCGAAAACAAGCGTATGGTAAAAGGTATTCTCCATGGAGAATCCGATACCCGTCGTACCGCATTCGTGGAGCCGGAAGAAACTATTGAGCTGAATAATGATGTTGCCGCCCTGGAAAGAGACGAAAGCCGTGAGGTGTACAAGATATTGCGTACCCTGACAGCGGACCTGAGCAAGCATTCATTGCTGCTGAACAACTATCATATCATTCTCGGTACTTACGACTTTATCCGTGCCAAAGCAAAACTGGCACTTGATATGGATGGTAATTACCCAATGCTTACACCCACTGCACAACTGCATTTGGTAGATGCATATCACCCACTGTTGCTTTTGTACAACCGTCGTAATACCAAGCCGACCATTCCCATCAACCTCACGCTGGATCAGAACAATCATATCCTCGTGATCAGTGGACCGAATGCAGGTGGTAAGACGGTAACTATGAAAACAGTCGGTTTGATCCAGCTCATGCTGCAGGCAGGCCTGCTGGTGCCGGTACATCCCAGTTCTCAGATCGGTATTTTCAGACAACTGATGATCCATATTGGTGATACACAATCCCTCGAATTTGAATTGAGTACTTACAGTTCGCACCTGAAAAACATGAAGTATTTCATGGAAAATGCGAATGGTAAGACCCTCTTTTTCATCGATGAGCTGGGCAGTGGTTCCGATCCGAACCTCGGTGGCGCCTTTGCGGAGGTGATCATGGAGGAGCTGGCTAAGAAACACGCATTTGGTATCGTGACTACCCACTACCTGAACCTGAAGGTAATGGCCAACAAGGTAAAAGGTATCATCAACGGGGCAATGGGCTTTGACGAGGAGAACCTGTCACCAATGTACAAACTGATCGTAGGTAAACCTGGTAGCTCCTATACATTCTCTATTGCACAGCGAATAGGTCTTCATCCTTCCCTGATCAACAGGGCCAAAAACCTTGTAGATGAAGGCCATTTTCAGCTGGATAAGCTCCTGAACAAGGCAGAGCAGGACCTGCAAAAGGTAGAGGCAAAAGAGAAGGAATTACAGCAGTTACTGCGCGAAAACGAAAAGTTGAAACGTGAGTACGAGATACTTTCTGACAAGGAACGAAAGAACCAGCAGTTCGGCATGATGAAGTTGCAGAACAAGATCAAGGAAGACGAACTGGCCTACCTGAAAGATATGGAGCGCAAAATGAAGCAGATCGTGATTGAATGGAAGCGTACCGACGACAAGCAGAAGGTTTTGAAGCAGGCCGAAGCGCTCCTGTTCAGAAAACGTGAAAAGGCTATCAATGACAAGCTGGAGAAGAAGGTACAGGACAAATTCCAGGAAGTAGTTGGTAGCAACCTCGAGATCGGCAACCTTGTAAAAATTAAAACAAACGGCCAGGTGGGCAAACTGATTGAAATACGTGATAAGCGGGGCATCGTGAAATTGGGTAATATCCCGATGAACGTATTGTTGGCTGATCTGATATTAGTGAAAGAACGTCCTAAAGAAAAGGAGCCCGCCACTAAATAA
- a CDS encoding SusD/RagB family nutrient-binding outer membrane lipoprotein — protein sequence MKFYHYCLVIILSSSCTTNFGVINTDPVNDTTIAAGEQLTAAAYLLDGGREMGYPNLYIFQPMVQYVSGTYGMRVGGKYIRDEFYNGLMWSNYYGKCIKQLVDLLKQHQDDSTQVNYVAAARILKVYIFSLLTDAYGDIPYSQAGLAYYDKIYTPVYDKQEEIYKDFFVELEAAIQQFDDRKPVILNDIVYNGNLTKWKRMARSLQLRLAMRLSAADPTLAQAQAAAAFSGGVMQSNNDNFVMIHEDYSYPDLRGNGYAQALQEEGAYKYTIGTTTFVNYLKAEKDPRLGLFFVNTDSITNYLPIQPGLYWWEEWSDFVGENGEIVGQANKYCHINAPFYQQGGAWLHLGYAEVELLLAEAAVRGWIGGDANTHYQSGLKAAMHQLEMYPGMTPLSGGAIDSFVGTHALPSNAIEAISMQKWVALFPNGYEAFANQRRTGYPELNTIVDIDGESETGGHQPKRLFYPATEATSNPVHYQEAIDRLGGSNDWMIPVWWNK from the coding sequence ATGAAGTTTTATCATTATTGCCTTGTAATAATTTTGAGTAGCAGCTGTACGACAAATTTTGGCGTCATAAATACAGATCCTGTCAATGACACTACCATTGCAGCCGGAGAGCAACTCACTGCCGCTGCATACCTGCTGGATGGTGGCCGGGAAATGGGGTATCCAAACTTATATATATTCCAGCCAATGGTGCAATATGTAAGTGGTACATATGGTATGCGTGTAGGTGGCAAGTATATAAGAGATGAATTTTACAATGGATTGATGTGGTCCAACTATTATGGTAAATGCATCAAACAACTGGTAGACCTGTTGAAGCAACATCAGGATGATAGCACACAAGTGAACTATGTAGCTGCTGCGCGCATTTTGAAAGTATACATCTTTTCTTTATTGACAGATGCGTATGGTGATATCCCTTATTCTCAGGCAGGCCTTGCTTATTATGATAAAATTTACACCCCTGTCTACGATAAGCAGGAAGAGATTTACAAAGATTTCTTTGTAGAACTGGAAGCCGCTATTCAACAATTTGATGATCGTAAGCCGGTCATCCTCAATGATATTGTCTACAATGGTAATCTTACCAAATGGAAGCGCATGGCCCGTTCGCTACAACTACGCCTTGCCATGCGCCTGTCTGCCGCTGATCCCACATTGGCACAGGCACAGGCTGCGGCGGCATTTTCCGGTGGCGTGATGCAAAGCAATAATGATAATTTTGTGATGATACATGAAGACTACAGTTACCCTGATCTTCGTGGCAATGGCTATGCGCAGGCATTACAGGAGGAAGGTGCTTATAAATATACCATTGGTACAACCACCTTTGTCAATTATCTTAAAGCAGAAAAGGATCCCCGCTTAGGATTGTTTTTTGTAAATACAGATAGCATTACCAATTATCTTCCTATTCAACCGGGCCTTTACTGGTGGGAGGAATGGTCAGATTTTGTAGGTGAAAACGGTGAGATAGTAGGACAGGCGAATAAATATTGCCACATCAATGCACCTTTCTATCAACAGGGAGGGGCATGGTTACATCTCGGCTATGCAGAAGTAGAATTATTATTGGCAGAAGCAGCCGTTCGTGGCTGGATTGGCGGAGATGCCAATACCCATTATCAGTCAGGCTTGAAAGCGGCTATGCATCAACTGGAAATGTATCCGGGTATGACGCCGTTATCTGGTGGAGCGATCGATAGTTTTGTGGGTACACACGCTTTACCATCCAATGCAATAGAAGCTATCAGTATGCAGAAATGGGTAGCGTTATTTCCAAATGGATATGAGGCTTTTGCGAACCAACGTAGAACTGGCTATCCTGAATTGAACACGATAGTAGACATAGATGGGGAGTCTGAAACCGGCGGCCATCAGCCCAAGCGGTTATTCTATCCTGCTACAGAGGCCACATCAAATCCTGTACATTACCAGGAAGCGATAGACAGGCTGGGAGGGAGCAATGACTGGATGATACCTGTATGGTGGAATAAATGA